The Sphingobium yanoikuyae genome contains a region encoding:
- a CDS encoding TraR/DksA family transcriptional regulator, with protein MALDLDLFREKLLLLKQMLLAQEEMSKEGRAPVTLEQDSVGRLSRIDAMQVQAMALAQQRRRESEREAIDAALRRIEEGEFGYCVTCGEEIAEARLVNLPSVTSCIECARQK; from the coding sequence GTGGCGCTCGACCTCGACCTTTTCCGCGAGAAGCTGCTGCTGTTGAAGCAGATGCTCCTCGCCCAGGAGGAAATGTCGAAAGAGGGCCGCGCGCCGGTTACGCTCGAACAGGACAGCGTAGGCCGACTGTCGCGGATCGACGCCATGCAGGTGCAGGCCATGGCGCTTGCCCAGCAACGTCGCCGCGAAAGTGAGCGTGAAGCTATCGACGCTGCCTTGCGCCGGATCGAAGAGGGCGAGTTCGGCTATTGCGTCACCTGCGGCGAGGAGATCGCCGAAGCCCGCCTGGTCAACCTTCCCTCGGTGACGAGCTGTATCGAGTGCGCCCGTCAGAAATAG
- a CDS encoding universal stress protein, translating into MTKILACIDASAYAASVCDLAAWASKRLDLPIELLHVVQRKDAVAERHDLSGAIGLGARTDLLEELTKLEEADARLQVERGRILLATMAERLQADGAKAIAPLHRHGGIVETILEHESDARVIVIGKRGASHEFASDHIGSKIERVVRASAKPVLIASRAVAEPQSVILAYDGSKAADRALERVANSPLFDGLPVHVVTVGPDDEKHRKLLDNAGAALAGGRSVELTVVQGKPEDAIAEVVGKTPDALLVMGAYGHSPLRTLIVGSTTTTLIRTVHVPVLLVR; encoded by the coding sequence ATGACCAAGATACTCGCCTGTATCGACGCCTCGGCCTATGCGGCCAGCGTCTGTGATCTCGCTGCCTGGGCGTCCAAGCGACTCGATCTGCCGATTGAGCTGCTCCATGTCGTGCAGCGCAAGGATGCCGTGGCAGAGCGGCATGATTTGAGCGGTGCTATCGGCCTAGGAGCCAGGACTGACCTTCTCGAAGAACTGACGAAACTGGAAGAGGCCGATGCCAGGCTTCAGGTCGAGCGTGGCCGCATCTTGCTTGCGACGATGGCTGAGCGCCTCCAGGCTGACGGTGCGAAAGCGATTGCCCCCCTGCACCGCCATGGTGGCATCGTGGAAACGATCCTGGAGCACGAAAGCGATGCCCGCGTCATTGTCATTGGCAAACGCGGAGCCAGCCATGAGTTCGCATCCGATCATATCGGGTCGAAGATCGAACGGGTCGTGCGCGCCAGCGCCAAGCCCGTGCTGATCGCGTCCAGGGCGGTCGCGGAACCGCAATCGGTCATCCTTGCCTATGATGGCAGCAAGGCCGCCGATCGTGCGCTGGAGCGGGTCGCCAACTCACCCCTATTCGACGGTCTACCGGTCCATGTCGTCACAGTCGGTCCTGATGACGAAAAGCATCGCAAGCTGCTGGATAACGCGGGTGCTGCCCTGGCCGGTGGCCGGTCTGTCGAATTGACGGTCGTGCAAGGCAAGCCCGAGGATGCCATTGCCGAGGTGGTTGGCAAGACCCCGGACGCGCTGCTGGTCATGGGAGCTTATGGGCATTCGCCCCTTCGTACCCTGATTGTCGGCAGCACCACGACGACGCTCATTCGCACGGTTCATGTGCCGGTGCTGCTGGTGCGTTGA
- a CDS encoding transposase, giving the protein MSELRAALASHYSARGRPSVAPDLLIRMALIGRLYGITSERRLCEEVRFNLAYRWFCRLPLDASVPNHSTFSKNRHGRFRDANVFRLLFEQTVRRCVAAGLVARKDAAIDASFIAADASWQRKMGDGDIAGVRLTRPVREWLADEAIAPAQEHGAPRGKPAAISRTDPGAAWSARTARGRFGYAFNVLIDTPGGVAVEVEASPARFAAEVDAARIMLARAGDCFDYQPKRVAADTAYGSGAFLAFVNDRGSVPHIPVMERSEQTNGKFPREAFSYDSERDHYVCPAGKLLRYRGTHRQVGCLRYSASTLDCQNCRLKRQCTSANNRSVTHSEHEDVRDLVRSEMQTPLFQRSMRLRRGVERLFADAKGKRGLTRLHLRGLRGAEEEFLLGAAVSNLVLLARPTNQPARKRFPPPASERINHMAEVSRGRFEQAKAAAIF; this is encoded by the coding sequence ATGAGCGAACTGCGTGCTGCGCTAGCGTCGCATTACAGCGCACGGGGCCGGCCCTCTGTCGCGCCGGACCTGCTTATCCGCATGGCCCTGATCGGACGCCTGTATGGCATTACATCGGAGCGACGGCTTTGCGAGGAAGTTAGGTTCAACTTGGCCTATCGCTGGTTTTGCCGGCTTCCACTCGATGCAAGCGTGCCCAATCACTCGACTTTTAGCAAAAACCGCCATGGGCGTTTCCGCGATGCGAACGTCTTCCGTCTGCTATTCGAGCAGACAGTGAGGCGGTGCGTGGCGGCAGGGCTGGTCGCACGCAAGGATGCCGCGATCGACGCCTCGTTCATCGCGGCCGATGCAAGTTGGCAGCGCAAAATGGGCGATGGCGACATTGCCGGGGTGCGACTTACTAGGCCTGTGCGGGAGTGGCTTGCCGACGAAGCCATTGCGCCCGCACAGGAGCATGGCGCGCCGCGTGGCAAGCCCGCAGCGATCTCGCGTACTGATCCAGGAGCGGCATGGTCAGCACGCACGGCGCGAGGCCGGTTCGGCTACGCTTTCAACGTGCTGATCGATACCCCAGGAGGCGTCGCCGTGGAGGTGGAAGCCAGTCCCGCCCGCTTCGCTGCAGAAGTGGATGCGGCACGTATCATGCTCGCCCGCGCGGGCGACTGCTTCGACTATCAGCCCAAGCGTGTCGCAGCCGATACAGCTTATGGCAGCGGCGCGTTTCTGGCTTTCGTAAACGATCGCGGCTCGGTTCCACATATCCCGGTGATGGAACGATCAGAGCAGACGAACGGCAAGTTTCCGCGCGAAGCCTTCAGCTACGATTCAGAGCGGGACCACTATGTTTGCCCAGCGGGTAAGCTGCTCCGTTATCGTGGCACCCATCGCCAGGTTGGATGCCTCCGGTATAGCGCCAGTACCCTCGACTGCCAGAACTGCCGGCTGAAACGGCAATGCACATCCGCAAACAACCGGTCAGTGACCCACAGCGAACATGAAGATGTGCGCGATCTGGTACGTAGCGAAATGCAGACCCCGCTTTTCCAGCGGTCGATGCGTCTGCGTCGAGGCGTGGAGCGCCTGTTCGCCGACGCGAAAGGCAAGCGCGGTCTGACGAGGCTCCACCTCCGGGGCCTTCGCGGTGCTGAGGAGGAGTTCCTGTTAGGCGCTGCGGTTTCTAACCTCGTGCTACTCGCGCGCCCAACCAATCAACCCGCCCGTAAGCGCTTCCCCCCACCCGCTTCTGAACGCATCAACCATATGGCAGAAGTCAGCCGTGGACGGTTCGAGCAAGCCAAAGCCGCCGCTATCTTTTGA
- a CDS encoding DsrE family protein codes for MSSVSASAGVPRQAVVPGYGAITPVEGAAERPDRKLRYRVLFNVTKAAATPDKINPTLDKVARFLNLLGADEVRPLPGDVIVIVHGPATPIVVEDDAYATMTGSASNPNLALIGALKRAGVSIRVCSQALVGNTIDPATVEQGIEIDVSALATMATLQLRGWALIPD; via the coding sequence ATGAGCAGCGTCAGTGCTTCAGCCGGCGTGCCTCGGCAGGCGGTGGTACCGGGCTATGGCGCGATCACACCCGTCGAAGGTGCTGCGGAACGCCCTGATCGCAAGTTGCGCTATCGCGTGCTGTTCAATGTGACCAAGGCCGCGGCAACGCCCGATAAAATCAATCCAACGCTGGACAAGGTGGCGCGCTTCCTGAACCTCCTTGGAGCAGACGAAGTAAGGCCGCTACCGGGAGACGTGATCGTGATCGTCCATGGCCCGGCAACGCCGATCGTTGTCGAGGACGACGCCTATGCTACGATGACCGGCAGCGCATCGAACCCGAACCTCGCTTTGATAGGCGCGCTGAAGCGCGCGGGTGTGTCCATTAGGGTGTGCAGCCAGGCACTGGTCGGAAACACGATTGACCCCGCTACGGTCGAGCAGGGCATCGAGATCGACGTATCTGCACTAGCGACAATGGCGACATTGCAATTACGCGGATGGGCGCTGATCCCAGATTGA
- a CDS encoding peroxiredoxin, translated as MEMMDANISRSLRIGDAAPNFTARTTQGEIALDQYRGRWVVFFSHPADFTPVCTSEFVALAKAAPRFEELDCVLLGLSVDSLYSHVAWLRAIKDVFGVEVPFPVIEDPSLAVGYAYGMLDEQAGDASTVRATYFIDPEGIIRALSWYPMNVGRSVDEMLRTVRALQRSADGEAYTPADWQPGDDVLLPPALPGSAGADWFHQTKADR; from the coding sequence ATGGAAATGATGGATGCAAACATATCGCGCTCGCTGCGCATCGGGGATGCAGCCCCGAACTTCACCGCCCGCACCACGCAGGGCGAGATTGCGCTCGATCAGTATCGTGGTCGCTGGGTCGTGTTTTTCTCGCACCCTGCCGACTTCACCCCGGTTTGCACAAGCGAGTTCGTAGCATTGGCCAAAGCTGCACCCAGGTTCGAGGAGTTGGACTGCGTGTTGCTTGGGCTGTCGGTCGACAGCCTCTACTCGCACGTGGCCTGGCTACGCGCGATCAAAGACGTCTTCGGTGTAGAGGTGCCATTTCCGGTTATCGAGGACCCCTCGCTGGCGGTGGGCTATGCTTACGGTATGCTCGACGAGCAGGCCGGCGATGCCTCAACCGTGCGCGCGACCTACTTCATCGACCCTGAGGGCATCATCCGCGCGCTTAGCTGGTATCCGATGAATGTTGGTCGGTCGGTCGACGAGATGCTGCGCACGGTAAGGGCATTGCAGCGTTCAGCTGATGGCGAGGCTTACACGCCCGCTGACTGGCAGCCGGGCGACGACGTGCTTCTGCCTCCTGCCTTGCCGGGCAGCGCGGGAGCCGACTGGTTTCACCAGACGAAGGCCGACCGGTGA
- a CDS encoding ArsR/SmtB family transcription factor: MTAIHQSRALADVAVEKLRVFAQPQRLMILSYLLGGERQVADIEAATGVTQPALSQQLAELRRADLVKTRREAKQVHYRLANDAAALCVRTLEAMFGGDDLLAPHTAPAPRPVRPRETPSVIRPQNIGAAVFARVG; this comes from the coding sequence GTGACGGCAATCCACCAGTCCCGCGCGCTTGCTGACGTCGCGGTCGAAAAGCTGCGTGTGTTCGCGCAGCCGCAGCGGCTTATGATCCTGTCCTATCTGTTGGGCGGCGAACGCCAGGTGGCGGACATCGAGGCTGCCACTGGCGTGACGCAACCGGCGCTCAGCCAGCAGCTTGCCGAACTGCGACGCGCCGATCTGGTGAAGACCAGGCGTGAGGCGAAGCAGGTTCACTACCGTCTTGCGAACGATGCAGCCGCACTGTGCGTGCGCACCCTGGAAGCGATGTTCGGAGGCGACGATCTGTTGGCTCCCCATACAGCCCCGGCCCCCCGCCCAGTGCGACCGCGCGAGACGCCTTCCGTGATCCGACCGCAAAACATCGGTGCGGCCGTTTTTGCGAGAGTTGGCTGA
- a CDS encoding YeeE/YedE family protein yields MPLEGFIGGLMIGVAAAIMLLGNGRIAGVSGMFARALGLTDGGPPWAIALLFTAGLPLGAGIAAGSLGVKASFPTSLSLIAVAGLIVGIGTRLGSGCTSGHGVCGLSRLSPRSIAATVTFVATGVVTVTIMRLSGVVL; encoded by the coding sequence ATGCCGCTCGAAGGCTTCATCGGCGGACTGATGATCGGTGTCGCCGCGGCGATCATGCTCCTGGGGAACGGCCGCATCGCCGGGGTCAGCGGCATGTTCGCGCGGGCTTTGGGCCTTACGGATGGAGGTCCACCGTGGGCAATTGCGCTGCTCTTCACCGCGGGTCTGCCTTTGGGCGCGGGTATTGCAGCGGGCAGTTTAGGCGTGAAGGCCAGCTTTCCGACATCGCTTTCGCTGATCGCCGTCGCCGGTCTGATCGTCGGTATCGGAACGCGGCTCGGGTCCGGGTGCACCAGTGGTCACGGCGTATGCGGCCTGTCCCGCCTGTCGCCCCGGTCCATCGCAGCGACCGTCACGTTCGTGGCGACCGGCGTCGTCACGGTCACGATCATGCGCCTGTCCGGGGTGGTACTGTGA
- a CDS encoding cold-shock protein, whose amino-acid sequence MPTGTVRYVDRDRGFGFISRDDKQPKVFVHVTAVLEAGYADLEKGQRWAFDLAEDRGKQVAVNLTAI is encoded by the coding sequence ATGCCCACTGGCACGGTCAGATATGTGGACCGGGATCGCGGATTTGGTTTCATTTCCCGCGACGACAAGCAGCCCAAGGTATTTGTGCATGTAACTGCCGTGCTGGAAGCCGGGTATGCTGATCTCGAAAAGGGTCAGCGCTGGGCCTTCGATCTGGCTGAAGATCGAGGAAAGCAAGTCGCCGTCAATCTCACTGCGATATGA
- a CDS encoding MBL fold metallo-hydrolase, protein MQSVLNEATAQIRRAKTAGSPVVQSFFDEPTNTATYVVWDTATKKAAIIDSVLDFDAAAGRTKTASADAVIAYVRDQGLTVDWLLETHAHADHLSAAPYLQQALGGQLAIGREIIRVQNVFGKIFNVGTDFERDGSEFDRLFEDGERFAIGNIDAIALHVPGHTPADMAYAIGDAVFTGDTLFMPDYGTARADFPGGDARQLFRSIRRLMQLPDETRLFLCHDYKAVGRDEYVWETTVGAQRVGNVHVHEGVSEDDFVAMRTSRDATLSMPKLILPSIQVNMRGGHLPEPEANGTRYLKIPLDAL, encoded by the coding sequence ATGCAATCGGTTCTGAACGAAGCCACCGCCCAGATCAGACGCGCAAAAACAGCCGGATCGCCGGTCGTTCAGTCCTTCTTTGATGAGCCCACCAACACCGCGACCTATGTCGTTTGGGACACGGCAACGAAAAAGGCTGCGATCATCGACAGCGTCCTCGATTTCGACGCTGCGGCGGGTCGGACCAAAACCGCGTCGGCGGATGCGGTGATCGCTTATGTGCGGGATCAGGGTCTGACGGTCGATTGGCTGCTGGAAACCCATGCTCACGCTGATCACCTGTCCGCAGCACCCTATCTACAGCAGGCTCTTGGCGGGCAGCTCGCGATCGGTCGTGAGATCATCCGGGTCCAGAACGTCTTTGGCAAAATCTTCAACGTCGGCACAGACTTTGAGCGCGATGGCTCCGAGTTCGACCGGCTTTTCGAGGACGGTGAACGCTTTGCCATCGGCAACATCGACGCCATTGCGCTGCACGTGCCCGGCCATACGCCGGCAGACATGGCCTATGCCATCGGTGACGCGGTCTTCACCGGCGATACGCTCTTCATGCCCGATTACGGCACCGCGCGGGCAGACTTCCCTGGTGGCGACGCACGCCAGCTTTTCCGCTCGATCCGCCGGCTCATGCAACTGCCGGACGAGACGCGCCTGTTCCTCTGCCACGACTACAAGGCGGTGGGCCGCGACGAATATGTCTGGGAGACGACTGTAGGCGCACAGCGTGTCGGCAACGTCCATGTCCACGAAGGGGTCAGCGAAGACGACTTCGTCGCGATGCGGACCAGTCGCGACGCCACCTTGTCGATGCCCAAGCTCATCCTGCCCTCGATCCAGGTGAACATGCGCGGTGGTCATCTGCCGGAGCCGGAAGCCAACGGCACCCGCTATCTCAAGATTCCGCTGGATGCGCTGTGA